From a region of the Paraburkholderia hospita genome:
- a CDS encoding ABC transporter substrate-binding protein, with protein sequence MKQNKLLRAARLTMLVATAAASMAGTQLANAADIPNKTLVYCSEGSPAGFDPAQYTTGVDFTANTFTVYNRLVEFERGGTKVEPGLAEKWDVSPDGKTYTFHLRHGVKFHTTSWFKPTREFNADDVVFTFQRMLDTNQPFRKAYPVQFPYFTDMGLDKLIDKVEKVDPYTVKFTLKEVNAPFIQNLAMEYASVLSAEYADSLLKSGNAADINQKPVGTGPFIFRSYTKDATIRFDGNPDYWKPNTVKISKLIFSITPDAGVRVQKLKRDECQVMSYPRPADIAPLKADSNVDMPSQPGFNLGYLAYNVTHKPVDKLEVRQALDMAINKKAIIDSVYQGAGQAATNPMPPTQWSYDKNLKMPAYDTEKAKALLAKAGFPNGFDITLWAMPVQRAYNPNGKLMAEMIQADWAKIGVKAKIVTYEWGEYIKRAHAGEDDTMLIGWTGDNGDPDNWLGTLLGCDAVNGNNFSKWCYKPFDELVQKGRETTGQADRTKAYVQAQQIFAQQLPFSPIAHSTVYQPVSKKVVDMRIEPLGYARFDGVSMK encoded by the coding sequence ATGAAGCAAAACAAACTGTTGCGCGCGGCACGGCTCACGATGCTGGTCGCGACGGCAGCGGCATCGATGGCGGGGACCCAACTGGCGAACGCCGCCGATATCCCGAACAAAACCCTCGTGTACTGCTCGGAAGGCAGCCCGGCGGGTTTTGATCCGGCGCAATACACCACAGGCGTGGATTTCACGGCCAATACGTTCACGGTTTATAACCGCCTCGTCGAATTCGAACGCGGCGGCACGAAGGTCGAGCCGGGCCTCGCAGAAAAGTGGGATGTCTCGCCGGACGGCAAGACGTACACGTTCCATCTGCGCCACGGCGTCAAGTTCCACACCACGTCCTGGTTCAAGCCGACCCGCGAATTCAACGCGGATGACGTCGTGTTCACGTTCCAGCGCATGCTGGACACGAACCAGCCGTTCCGTAAGGCTTACCCGGTGCAGTTCCCGTACTTCACCGACATGGGCCTCGACAAGCTGATCGACAAGGTCGAAAAGGTCGACCCGTACACGGTCAAGTTCACGCTGAAGGAAGTCAACGCGCCGTTCATCCAGAATCTGGCAATGGAATACGCGTCGGTCCTCTCGGCTGAATATGCGGATTCGCTGCTGAAGTCCGGCAACGCGGCCGATATCAACCAGAAGCCGGTCGGCACGGGCCCGTTCATTTTCCGCAGCTACACGAAGGACGCGACGATCCGTTTCGACGGCAATCCGGACTACTGGAAGCCGAACACGGTCAAGATCTCGAAGCTGATCTTCTCGATCACGCCTGATGCGGGCGTGCGCGTGCAGAAGTTGAAGCGTGACGAATGCCAGGTGATGAGCTATCCGCGTCCCGCCGATATCGCACCGCTGAAGGCCGATTCGAACGTCGACATGCCGTCGCAGCCGGGCTTCAACCTGGGCTACCTGGCGTACAACGTGACGCACAAGCCCGTCGACAAGCTCGAAGTGCGTCAGGCGCTCGACATGGCGATCAACAAGAAAGCGATCATCGATTCCGTGTATCAAGGCGCAGGCCAGGCCGCGACGAACCCGATGCCGCCTACTCAGTGGTCGTATGACAAGAACCTGAAGATGCCGGCATACGATACGGAAAAGGCCAAGGCGCTGCTCGCCAAAGCTGGCTTCCCGAACGGTTTCGACATCACGCTGTGGGCGATGCCCGTGCAGCGCGCGTACAACCCGAACGGCAAGCTGATGGCGGAAATGATCCAGGCCGACTGGGCCAAGATCGGCGTGAAGGCGAAGATCGTCACGTACGAATGGGGTGAGTACATCAAGCGCGCGCACGCGGGCGAAGACGACACGATGCTGATCGGCTGGACGGGCGACAATGGCGACCCGGACAACTGGCTCGGTACGCTGCTCGGCTGCGACGCGGTGAACGGCAACAACTTCTCGAAGTGGTGCTACAAGCCGTTCGACGAACTCGTGCAGAAGGGCCGTGAAACGACGGGCCAGGCAGACCGCACGAAGGCGTATGTGCAGGCGCAGCAGATCTTCGCGCAGCAATTGCCGTTCTCGCCGATCGCTCACTCGACGGTGTATCAGCCGGTGAGCAAGAAGGTTGTCGATATGCGCATCGAGCCGCTCGGCTATGCGCGCTTCGATGGCGTAAGCATGAAGTAA
- a CDS encoding ABC transporter permease subunit: MFRFVLRRIGMVIPTFIGITILAFALIHLIPGDPIEVMMGERGVDPAMHAAAMHRLGLDEPLPIQYLHYVGHALQGNLGTSIITNTSVMDEFLARFPATVELSICAMMFALIVGLPAGVFAALRRGTAVDHGVMGTALTGYSMPIFWWGLILIMFFSSKLGWTPVSGRIAVEYDIPHVTGFLLIDSLLPGTDEGSFRSALSHLILPSIVLGTIPLAVVARMTRSSMLEVLREDYIRTARAKGLSPGRVIVVHALRNALIPVVTVIGLQVGTLLAGAVLTETLFSWPGIGKWLIDAIGRRDYPVVQGGILMIATLVIVVNLVVDLLYGVLNPRIRHTR; encoded by the coding sequence ATGTTCCGATTCGTTTTGCGCCGCATCGGGATGGTCATACCGACTTTCATCGGTATCACGATCCTCGCGTTCGCACTCATTCACCTGATTCCGGGCGACCCCATTGAAGTCATGATGGGCGAGCGCGGCGTCGATCCGGCCATGCACGCTGCGGCGATGCATCGCCTCGGGCTCGACGAACCGTTGCCCATCCAGTACCTCCATTACGTCGGCCACGCGCTGCAGGGGAACCTTGGCACGTCGATCATCACCAATACCAGCGTGATGGACGAATTCCTGGCCCGTTTCCCCGCCACCGTCGAACTGTCGATCTGCGCCATGATGTTCGCGCTGATCGTGGGTCTTCCGGCGGGCGTGTTCGCTGCGTTGCGGCGCGGCACGGCCGTCGATCACGGCGTGATGGGCACAGCGCTGACCGGCTATTCGATGCCGATTTTCTGGTGGGGATTGATCCTCATCATGTTCTTCTCGTCGAAGCTCGGCTGGACGCCCGTGTCGGGCCGCATCGCGGTCGAATACGACATTCCGCACGTGACCGGCTTCCTGCTGATCGACTCGCTGCTGCCCGGCACGGATGAAGGCTCGTTCCGCTCGGCGCTGTCGCACCTGATCCTGCCGTCGATCGTGCTCGGCACGATTCCGCTCGCGGTCGTCGCGCGGATGACCCGTTCGTCGATGCTCGAAGTGCTGCGCGAAGATTACATTCGCACGGCGCGCGCGAAGGGCTTGTCGCCGGGACGCGTGATCGTCGTGCATGCACTGCGTAACGCGCTGATTCCCGTCGTCACGGTGATCGGTTTGCAGGTCGGCACGCTGCTCGCGGGCGCGGTGCTGACGGAAACGCTGTTCTCGTGGCCGGGCATCGGCAAATGGCTGATCGACGCGATCGGCCGGCGCGACTATCCCGTCGTGCAGGGCGGTATCCTGATGATCGCGACACTCGTGATCGTCGTGAACCTCGTCGTTGATCTGTTGTACGGCGTGTTGAATCCACGCATCCGCCATACGAGGTAA